From the Mycobacterium noviomagense genome, the window TGGCAGAGGCGATCCGGAACTCCGGCCTGTAGCGCACAGCTGGACTCAGTGGCCTGCGCTGCGCGCCGGGTCCGGTTCGGGGTATCGCGCACCGAACTGCGGCACGGGGTGTGCGCCGCGCTCATGCACCGCTGCGGCGGCCCGCCGCACCGGCAGGATCAGCGGCACGAAAAGGATCTGGTCAAGCAACACCGGCGTGATCAGCCGGTTGTGCACGAAGGCGAACGAAGTCTTGGTGACGGGATCGGCCCAGCCGATGGTTCCGCCCAGACCGGCGTGGCCGAATCCCCGCAACAGGCCGGGCACCGGCGACCCGTGATAGCCGAGGTGAAACGACATCGGGAACAACACATTGAGATCAGGCCGTAGGCTCAGCCGACCGGCCAGGCCGCGCGCCAATTCCGATGACAGCAACTGCCTTCCGTCGATCCAGCCTTCGTTGGCAAGCGCCCCATACATTTTGGCCAGCCCCCGCGCGGTCACCACGGCGTTGACCGACGGGATCTCACTGTCCAGAAATGGGGTGTCGCCCTGGATCAGAGAGGTGATCCCCGGGACATACATCGCGCCCAAGCCGCCGGCGATCGGCATCTCGGTGAGTCGCGGCGCCAAGCGGTCGAACACCGGGTTGGCGCGGGTGCTCTGAGGAAACATGATCTGTGCGGCCTGCGTCGGTGCCTCGGCCGGCGGGCGGCCCAGGTGCAGACCATCGGTGTTGAGCGGATACGCCAGTTCGGTGCGGATCAGCTCCCGCATGCCCATGCCCGTGATCGCTCGAGCCAACCCGGACGCCAACCATCCATACGTGAAGGCGTGATACGCCGAGCGTCCGGCGAGCCGACGATTGACGGGTGCGGCGGCAACCCGTTCCTCCATCAGGCGGTGATCCAACAGCTCGTCTTTGTTGACGCCCTTCAGGTGCGACAGGCCCGCTCGGTGGCCCATCATGTCGCGCACGGTGATCGCGGACTTGCCGTTGGCGCCGAACTCCGGCCAATACTCTGCCACCGGCGCGTCATAGGACAGCAGCCCCCGGTCGACGAGCCGGTGAAGGACCGTCGATGCCAAGCCCTTGCTCGCCGAGAAGACCATAGCGCCGGTATCGGCGGTCCAGGGCCGCTTACCGTCCCGGTCCGACCAGCCGCTCCACACGTCGACAACCGGCTGGCCGTCTACGTACACC encodes:
- the lipL gene encoding esterase/beta-lactamase LipL is translated as MTDPAVLEVDAGLPDGVQGAADPHFGCAVRTFASLFPGPRFGGGALSVYVDGQPVVDVWSGWSDRDGKRPWTADTGAMVFSASKGLASTVLHRLVDRGLLSYDAPVAEYWPEFGANGKSAITVRDMMGHRAGLSHLKGVNKDELLDHRLMEERVAAAPVNRRLAGRSAYHAFTYGWLASGLARAITGMGMRELIRTELAYPLNTDGLHLGRPPAEAPTQAAQIMFPQSTRANPVFDRLAPRLTEMPIAGGLGAMYVPGITSLIQGDTPFLDSEIPSVNAVVTARGLAKMYGALANEGWIDGRQLLSSELARGLAGRLSLRPDLNVLFPMSFHLGYHGSPVPGLLRGFGHAGLGGTIGWADPVTKTSFAFVHNRLITPVLLDQILFVPLILPVRRAAAAVHERGAHPVPQFGARYPEPDPARSAGH